Proteins from a genomic interval of Chionomys nivalis chromosome 7, mChiNiv1.1, whole genome shotgun sequence:
- the Pld6 gene encoding mitochondrial cardiolipin hydrolase, translating to MGRSSWRLVVAAGAGVALALEALPWLLRWLLVGRRPRREVLFFPSQVTCTEALLQSPGLPPGPSSGCPCSLPHSESSLSRLLRALLAARSSLELCLFAFSSPQLGRAVQLLHQRGVRVRVITDCDYMALNGSQIGLLRKAGIQVRHDQDLGYMHHKFAIVDKKVLITGSLNWTTQAIQNNRENVLIMEDTEYVRLFLEEFERIWEEFDPTKYSFFPQKQRGH from the exons ATGGGGCGCTCGAGTTGGCGGTTGGTGGTCGCGGCCGGCGCGGGTGTCGCGCTGGCCCTAGAGGCGCTGCCGTGGCTGCTGCGTTGGCTGCTGGTCGGGCGGCGGCCACGGCGCGAGGTGCTCTTCTTCCCGTCGCAGGTGACCTGCACCGAGGCCCTCCTGCAGAGCCCAGGCTTGCCCCCCGGGCCCTCCTCCGGCTGCCCGTGCAGCCTCCCTCACAGCGAGAGCTCGCTGAGCCGTCTGCTGCGCGCGCTGCTGGCTGCCCGCTCCAGTCTGGAGCTCTGCCTCTTTGCCTTCTCCAGCCCGCAGCTGGGGCGCGCCGTGCAGCTGCTGCACCAGCGCGGGGTGCGCGTGCGGGTCATCACCGACTGCGACTACATGGCCCTCAACGGTTCGCAGATCGGCCTGCTGCGCAAGGCAG GTATACAGGTACGACATGACCAGGACCTTGGCTATATGCACCATAAGTTTGCCATCGTTGACAAGAAGGTGCTCATCACTGGCTCCCTCAATTGGACCACACAGGCCATCCAGAATAACCGTGAGAACGTTCTGATTATGGAGGACACAGAGTATGTGCGGCTGTTCCTGGAGGAATTTGAGCGCATCTGGGAAGAATTTGACCCCACCAAGTACAGCTTTTTCCCCCAAAAGCAACGAGGGCACTGA